TCAGGATTTCATCCCCCTACCCCTCACCCTGTCAGGCTGTATGTACTACACAGAAAAACACCCTTTCACAGGAGAAAAGGTATATGTGGCAAAGACATTCCGGGAGCGTAAAATGCACCGTGCACTCATTCAATACAAAAATCCGAAAAATAAAAAGCTCATCGAAGAAGCAATGAAAATTTTGAAAAAGCGTAATAAAAGTAATTCAAAACTCTAAAAATATCTTATAATGATGGGGGAAGCTTCACAGGGACATCCAATATGAATTACGAGAATCTGACAAAAGATGAGCTTGTAAACGAATTATCAAAACTCCATCAGTGCGTTGTTGATTTTAAACACTCGGAGTCAGAACTGAAGGAGGCTGAAACCGCCCTCCGTCAAGCCGAAGAAAAGTATCGGAATATATACGAAAATGCCACCGAAGGTGTATTCCAGACAAGTCCTGACGGGCGTTTTATCAGCGCCAACCCCTCCCTTGCCCGCATTCATGGCTATGATTCCCCCGAAGATCTCATCAATTCAGTAGATGACATGGCTCATCAGCTCTATGTAAGCCCTGAAAGGCGTGCAGACCTCATCAGGCTCCTCCAGAAATACGGCGCTGCCCAGAACTTTGAAGTTCAGATGTACCACAAGGATAGAACACTGCAATGGATTTCAATAAACGTAAGGGTCGTAAAGGACAAGGACGGAAAAGTCCTTTTCTATGAAGGCACCATGCAGGACATCACTCAGCGGAAGATTGCCGAGCAGTCCCTCAAGGAGAGTGAGGAGCGTTACAGGACCGCCATTGAGCATTCCAACGACGGTGTTGCCATTATACATGGAAACATCAACCAGTATGTAAATAGAAGATTCATTGAAATGTTTGAATATGAAAGACCTGAAGAGATAATCGGTAAACCGGTCATGATGGTGGTTCATCCTGACGACCTTGAAAGGGTAACCAGCATTAATAGAAAAAGGCAGAAAGGTGAACCCGTTCCGTCACGATATGAATTCAAGGGTATTACCAGGAACAAAAAAACCATCTACATTGAGGTTTCAGCCACAAGCACTACTTTCCGCGGGGAACCCGTTTATCTTATTTACATGAGAGATATCACCGAAAGGAAGCAAGCTGAGGATGCCATCAGAAACGAAAGAAACAGGTTTCAGACCCTATCCGAGAATGCCCCTTTCGGTATAGCCATGATCGATAAGGAAGGATACTTTACCTACATCAACCCGAAATTCATTGAAATCTTCGGCTATACGCTGAAAGATATACCTACAGGGAAAATGTGGTTCAAAAAAGCTTATCCGGACAGGAATTATCAAAAGAAGGCTATTCTTGATTGGATAGACGACGTTGAAAACACAAAGCCAGGCGAAAAAATGCCGAGGACTTTCGATGTAACCTGCAAGGACAATACGGTGAAAACAATCAATTTCATTCCTGTCATGCTCAGCACAGGCGAACTCATTATATCCTTTGAAGATATTACCGGACGTATAGAAGCACATAATGCCCTTATCAAGTCTCACAAAGAACTCGAAAACCTCAACAGGGCAAAAAC
The sequence above is a segment of the Pseudomonadota bacterium genome. Coding sequences within it:
- a CDS encoding PAS domain-containing sensor histidine kinase; protein product: MNYENLTKDELVNELSKLHQCVVDFKHSESELKEAETALRQAEEKYRNIYENATEGVFQTSPDGRFISANPSLARIHGYDSPEDLINSVDDMAHQLYVSPERRADLIRLLQKYGAAQNFEVQMYHKDRTLQWISINVRVVKDKDGKVLFYEGTMQDITQRKIAEQSLKESEERYRTAIEHSNDGVAIIHGNINQYVNRRFIEMFEYERPEEIIGKPVMMVVHPDDLERVTSINRKRQKGEPVPSRYEFKGITRNKKTIYIEVSATSTTFRGEPVYLIYMRDITERKQAEDAIRNERNRFQTLSENAPFGIAMIDKEGYFTYINPKFIEIFGYTLKDIPTGKMWFKKAYPDRNYQKKAILDWIDDVENTKPGEKMPRTFDVTCKDNTVKTINFIPVMLSTGELIISFEDITGRIEAHNALIKSHKELENLNRAKTKAVNHISHELKTPIAVIQGNIRILRRKLETMSLITHFQGLIEPLERNLERLFNISRETDEIFNVSQELEALVILDDIDRLWQHMEVLSEIPSNIRSHWEALKDWTSHHLSGSTQNFQSIDLSPFIQSVLEKMKHLFAHRHIRFQIDGENFLFISMDPVILRDIVESLVKNAIENTPDGGIIVITMEQKKDKIWLHITDYGVGITEENQQYIFDGLFHTEETESYSSKKPYDFGAGGKGLELLRMKINGRRFGFDISCKTQRCIYIPSDQDICPGNISLCQHCKSPDDCKNSGGTTFSVSFPIGTD